The sequence TTCGGGTGGATCGTGAACAGGATGCCCCATACCTTTTCAGTCAGGCTTGGGGGGTGGATGGGGATCCTGGTGTGGCTTTTCAGCCGAGCCAGGGTTGACCGTGCCGAGGCCAGGTGCGTCAAGGTCCTCCAGGTCGGTGTCACGTTGGCCAGGGCCATAGTGAAGGAATCTTACCAGAACCTGGGAAGGGGCCTCGCCGAAGTGCTCCGTCTCCCCTCCCTTTGCCCGAATATCCTGAACTATGTCGAAATCCATGGCGAGGAGAACCTCCGGGATGCCCTGGCAAAAGGCAAGGGAGTGGTCGCGTTGACGGCCCACTTCGGGAACTGGGAGTACGCCGCTGCCGTCCTGGCCATGAGGGGTTTTCCCATGAATGCCATTGGCGCCGAACAGAGGGATCCCAGGATCACCGACCTGGTAGTATCGTTGCGTTCATCCTGCGGAGTAAAGACCATGAGCCGGGGGTTCG comes from Thermovirga sp. and encodes:
- a CDS encoding lysophospholipid acyltransferase family protein encodes the protein MKLSQDVTWRLLKGFGWIVNRMPHTFSVRLGGWMGILVWLFSRARVDRAEARCVKVLQVGVTLARAIVKESYQNLGRGLAEVLRLPSLCPNILNYVEIHGEENLRDALAKGKGVVALTAHFGNWEYAAAVLAMRGFPMNAIGAEQRDPRITDLVVSLRSSCGVKTMSRGFDLKGAVRCLRDGEVLGVLLDQDFGDDGMVVPFMGMPASTPFGPVKMADRLGSAVVPIFIIRRPDGVRHDLFIEPALEEAGGAPFGQDVEASLELCNDTLGEWIVRYPEQWMWLYPRWASTTGDR